In the Sphingobium sp. Z007 genome, TCGCAGGCGTCAAGACGAAGACGCGCGTGGATGGCTTTGAATCACTGGGTTGGACTGACGGCAATCTTGGCGCCGGCGATCCGGGCGGCAATAATTTCTCCTACGCATCGGTCGTGCCGCGCAATGCCGGTCATGGCCTGGTCGCAGGCCAGCCGGTCGATGTGGTTGCAACATCCGGCCTGACCCGTGACCAGCTCAGCACCGCGCTGATCCCGCGCCTGGGCCGTCAGGCGCTGACGGAAGGCGATCGCTCGCGCATCTCCGCGCTCGCCTCGGTCGAATGGCGTCCCAGCGACGAACTGCACTTCGCCCTGGACGGCATCTGGGCAAAGTCCAAGCGGAACTACGATCGTCTGATTATGAACTGGCAGGTCCGCAATTCCGGTCCCGGCACCAGCGCCCAATCGACCGGCGGCATGATCCCGATCGACCTGACCGTCGACGACAATGGCGTCGTCACCAGCGGCACCTTCGCCAATTCATCCTTCTTTCTGGAAGCCAGCCAGTTCAAGCAGACGACGAAATTCTGGAACATCAACCCCAGCGTCGAATGGAAGCCGGCGGACAATCTGACCGTTAACCTGTCGGCCAACTGGTCGAAGAGCCGCTTCTTCCGCGAACAGCCGACCTGGGCGTTCCAGACCCGCCCGCAATCGGGCGTGGACGTCTATTTCGACAATACGGGCCAGGGCGATTATCCCGCGATCACCACCAATGTCGATCTGAATGATCCCAACAACGGCCTTTGGGAATGGTATCGCCAGAATATCGCGCTGGTGCGCCGCACCACAGAAACCAAGGGCGCGCATCTGGACCTGACCTACGGCGACGAGATGTTCAACGTGAAGGTCGGCGCAGCCTATGACCGCGCGCAACGCACCATTCGCGCCTATGACAACAGCCCCGCTTATCAGGCGTCGGTCTGCGGCGCAGGGTGCACCGGTGCGACCGGGACCATCCCCACAAGCGCCATCCCGCAATATCTCAGCCCTGGATCGACCGGCAATTTCGGGCATCTGGCCAGCGGCAACATCGGCTTCACCAACTATATCCGGCCCGATTTCGACGCGATCAAGCAGGCGACCAATTATGCCAGCTTCCGCGACGGCGCGCCGGAAACCCGCGGCGCCGTGACGGGCGGCGCGACTGGCGACATGGACGAAAAGGTCTTGGGCGCCTATTTTGAAGTCAACGGCGTCACCGCGATCGCCGGGCGTGACCTGCATATCAATGCGGGTATGCGCTACGCCCATACGGATCAGGAAGTCATCGGCCCCAGCCAGGTCGGCACCGCGATCATCGACATCACGTCGCGGTCCAAATATGAAAACTTCCTGCCGTCGATCAACCTGACCTATGATGTCGCCGACAATCTGAAGCTGCGTGCGTCGGCATCGCGCACCATGACCCGCCCGGATGCGGGGCAGATTCTGCCCGGCATCACTTTCTCCGATCCGTCGGCGTTGCTGGCCAGTGCCGGCAACCCGGACCTCAAGCCCTACACGTCCGACAATTATGACCTGGGTGGGGAATTCTACACTGGCGGCATCGGCTATATCGGCGTGTCCCTGTTCATGAAGAACATCACTGGCTTTACCGTTACCCAGTCGCAGGAGGTGACATTCGGCTCGCTGAATATCCCCTATGACAGCCTGCTGTCGACCCAGCAGAATGCCCTGACCGACCGTTCGCTTCAGACTGGCGTGCCGATTGCGGCGCTGCCGATCACGGTGAACCGTCCGATCAACCTGAGCGATCTCAAGATCAAGGGCCTGGAAGCCACCTGGGTTCAGCCGCTCGATTTCCTGGTCAAGGGCCTGGGCTTCTCGGCCAACGGCACCTATCTGGATCAGTCGTCGTCGTCCGGCCTGGTCGCAACCGGCGTATCGAAATATTCCTACAATCTTCAGGGCTTCTACGAAAATGGCGGTCTTTCCGTCAGCCTGAACTATGTCTGGAACGACGATGCGATCGCGCTCAACGGGCCGCAAAACGGCATCCAGAACGCCAATCTCCGGTCCGAAGCCCGCGGCCAATTCGACGCGTCGGTGGGCTATCAGCTGCCCTTCTTCAACAAGGCGCTGCGCCTGACGGTCGATGCGCTCAACATCACGAACGAGCCGATCCGCACCAATTTCGAATATGATAATGCGCCCTATTCGGTCTATTATCCTGGCCGCACGATCATGGCCGGCATCCGGGCCAATTTCTGATCCTCCCCCAAGGACACCTCACAGGGTCGGCGGCAACGCCGGCCCTTTTTCTTGGGCGCAGCCGTTCTCCACGGAATTGGCGATCCAGAGGCCGGACCATGTCGACTTTGCCCTATCAATGTAGGATTTTCTTTGCTCTACCAACGACATGTCCGCCCTCGCAAACGATGCGCAACCGCCGCGGCTTGGGCCTGGCCCTGGCGTAGCGTCGGTGTGACTTTGGCGTGACCTGTCGATGGCTTATGTGGGGCTTTGCAGGGACTATTGCGGCGAAAAGCCCGACAACGGTGTGAACTTCGGTTCCGCCCGAAGCGCCATGCCACTATCGCGGTCAGTCCCGCCTGGGACCAAGACTGAAAGGATGTCGATCATGCCCCTGCGTTTCTGGTCCTGCCTGACCCTGGCCCTGTTCGCCGCCACGCCCGCCAACGCGAAAAGCTGCGCGCCGGCATGGGTCGCGGGCTGGGCCTCCTCGCAATTCCGGCCCACCGGCGACGCCGCGCTGCCGGCCGGCACGCTGGCCAACCGGACGCTGCGCCAGATCGTCCGGCCATCTGTGTCGGGAGATCGCCTGCGCGTGCGCATATCCAACCTGGCCGGAACGCGGCCGCTTATGCTTGCCGGCGCCAGCATCGCCCGCGCGCGCGGGGCCGCCGCCCCGACGATCGATCCCGCCACGCTGATGGCGCTCCGCTTCGACGGCAAGCCCGACGTCATCGTCCCGGCGGGCGCGGACTATCTGTCCGACCCGGTATCGCTGCCGACCAAGGCGCTGGATAACATCGCCATATCGATCCGCTATCAGGGCGACCCCGATCAGACGTCACACCCCGGATCGCGCGCGACGTCCTGGCATCTGCCCGGCGATCATCTGACCGATGAAGCCATGACCAGCGCCGCCCATTTCGACCATTGGTTCAACCTCGCCGCACTCGAAGTCGAACGCTGTGCGCCTGCCAGGCTGATCGTCGCGCTGGGCGACTCGATCACTGATGGCAAAGGCTCCACCACCAACGGCAACGACCGCTGGACGGACGTTCTGGCGGAGCGGCTACAGGCCGACCCAAAGCGCCGCGCGATCGCCATCGTCAATCAGGGGATTGGCGGCAACCAGCTGCTTGACGATGGCCTTGGCCCCAATGCGCTGGCGCGGCTGGACCGCGATGTGCTGGCCCAGCCCGGCGTCAGCCATCTGATCCTGCTGGAGGGGATCAACGATCTGGGCACCCTGACCCGCGAGGCGCCTGTGAGTATCGAAGCGCATCAGGCCCATGTCGCCCGCATCATCGGCGCCTATCGCCAGATCATCGCCCGCGCCCATGCCAGGGGAATCAAGGTGATCGGTGCGACCGTGATGCCCTTCGTCGGCAATGGCTATTATCATGCTGACGCGCAGAATGAGGCGGACCGGCAGGCGGTCAACGCTTGGATCAGGAACCCAGGGCATTTCGACGCGGTGATCGATTTCGATCGCGTGACCCGCGATCCCGTGCACCCCGACCGGCTGCTCCCCGCTTATGACGACGGCGACGCGCTGCACCCTTCGCCCAAGGGGTATAGGGCGATGGGGGATGCGATCCCGCTCAGCCTTTTCGACTGACCCGCCTATTTCCCCCTGATCCGCTGCTGCCCCGCCTCCAGCACCGTCTCCATCGCGACGAAGGTGGATGTGCTGGCGACATGGGGCAGAGCGCTGATCTTTTCGCCCAGCACGATGCGATAGCGGCGGATGTCGGCGGTGCGCACTTTCAGGAGATAGTCGAAATTGCTCGCCAGCATATGACATTCCTCGACCTCCGGAATGCGCCGCACCGCTGCGTTGAACTCGCCAAGCGCCGCCTCACGCGTGTCGGACAATTTCACCTCGGTAAAGGCGATATGGTCCATCCCCAGTTTCGCCGGATCGACGATCGCCCGAAAGCCGCGAATGACGCCGGATTCCTGCAAGCGCTTGAGCCGCACTTGGCACGGCGTCTTGGACAGGCCGACCTGGGCTGCAAGATCGGTGATTGTCATCCGCCCGTCTTCGACCAGCGCGGCGATGATCCGCCGGTCGAAATCGTCCAGTTCGACCGCTTTGGGCATATTTTCCATCCCATCTGCCTAGCAAAGCTATTTTAATAAGTCACTTCGACTTGTGAAACGGCGCTGATAAGGCGGAACGAAAATTCGACCTGGGTTATTCTTGACCGATGACCGACCAGCCCTTTGCCCACTTCGCCCCCGCCATCCGCCAGTCCACCACGCTGCGGGAAGCGATTACCGCCGCGTATCGCCGCGACGAGGCGGAGGCGCTCGCCCCGCTGA is a window encoding:
- a CDS encoding TonB-dependent receptor; this encodes MTSRTHMFRIALFAASAIGSLSLAQAALAQDAAPQADPAAVAAPQDGEVADIVVTGIRASLASATNAKKDAVAFGDSIFAEDIGKLPATNLAETLNRMPGVRLNRDINGEGTQVAIRGLGPSFTRVLMNGSQLQVASDGGTNGGSANREVDLDFFPSELFTRLDLAKSPSPSTLEGGIAGTVNLRNARPFDKPGTHLTVVAQGQYTDSNDKISPRGAIVASHTTDTFGILLGVAGVKTKTRVDGFESLGWTDGNLGAGDPGGNNFSYASVVPRNAGHGLVAGQPVDVVATSGLTRDQLSTALIPRLGRQALTEGDRSRISALASVEWRPSDELHFALDGIWAKSKRNYDRLIMNWQVRNSGPGTSAQSTGGMIPIDLTVDDNGVVTSGTFANSSFFLEASQFKQTTKFWNINPSVEWKPADNLTVNLSANWSKSRFFREQPTWAFQTRPQSGVDVYFDNTGQGDYPAITTNVDLNDPNNGLWEWYRQNIALVRRTTETKGAHLDLTYGDEMFNVKVGAAYDRAQRTIRAYDNSPAYQASVCGAGCTGATGTIPTSAIPQYLSPGSTGNFGHLASGNIGFTNYIRPDFDAIKQATNYASFRDGAPETRGAVTGGATGDMDEKVLGAYFEVNGVTAIAGRDLHINAGMRYAHTDQEVIGPSQVGTAIIDITSRSKYENFLPSINLTYDVADNLKLRASASRTMTRPDAGQILPGITFSDPSALLASAGNPDLKPYTSDNYDLGGEFYTGGIGYIGVSLFMKNITGFTVTQSQEVTFGSLNIPYDSLLSTQQNALTDRSLQTGVPIAALPITVNRPINLSDLKIKGLEATWVQPLDFLVKGLGFSANGTYLDQSSSSGLVATGVSKYSYNLQGFYENGGLSVSLNYVWNDDAIALNGPQNGIQNANLRSEARGQFDASVGYQLPFFNKALRLTVDALNITNEPIRTNFEYDNAPYSVYYPGRTIMAGIRANF
- a CDS encoding Lrp/AsnC family transcriptional regulator — its product is MENMPKAVELDDFDRRIIAALVEDGRMTITDLAAQVGLSKTPCQVRLKRLQESGVIRGFRAIVDPAKLGMDHIAFTEVKLSDTREAALGEFNAAVRRIPEVEECHMLASNFDYLLKVRTADIRRYRIVLGEKISALPHVASTSTFVAMETVLEAGQQRIRGK
- a CDS encoding SGNH/GDSL hydrolase family protein; its protein translation is MPLRFWSCLTLALFAATPANAKSCAPAWVAGWASSQFRPTGDAALPAGTLANRTLRQIVRPSVSGDRLRVRISNLAGTRPLMLAGASIARARGAAAPTIDPATLMALRFDGKPDVIVPAGADYLSDPVSLPTKALDNIAISIRYQGDPDQTSHPGSRATSWHLPGDHLTDEAMTSAAHFDHWFNLAALEVERCAPARLIVALGDSITDGKGSTTNGNDRWTDVLAERLQADPKRRAIAIVNQGIGGNQLLDDGLGPNALARLDRDVLAQPGVSHLILLEGINDLGTLTREAPVSIEAHQAHVARIIGAYRQIIARAHARGIKVIGATVMPFVGNGYYHADAQNEADRQAVNAWIRNPGHFDAVIDFDRVTRDPVHPDRLLPAYDDGDALHPSPKGYRAMGDAIPLSLFD